The region CGCTGTCCGCGTTCGGCCTGGTGCCCTACGCGATCACGCTGCTCCAGCTGCGGGTGTTCTACGCGTTGAAGGACGCGCGCACGCCGACGTTGATCCAGGGGATCATCGTCGTGGTCCGGATCGCCCTGCTCTACGCGTTCCTCGCGTTCTCCCCGCCGGAGAAGCTCGCGGTGGGCGTGTCCATCGCCATGTCGCTGAGCTTCGTGGTCGGCTGCCTGGTCGGCCAGTTGTGGCTGCGGATCCGGTTGGGGCGGCTGCGCACCGGGTACACGGCGTGGACGATCTGCTTGACCGTGGTGGCCTCGGCCATCGGTTTCGCGGTGGCGGCGGGCGCGGCGTGGCTCGCCGTCCGGCTGCTGGGGACCGAGAGCCCGGTGGCCACCGCCTGGGTGGAGATGGTGGTGCTCACGATCGTGGGGCTGCCGCTGAGTTTCGCGCTGCTGGCCGTGTTCCGGGTACCCGAGGTGAAGCCGGTGATGGACAAGATCAGCCGACTGGTGCGGCGGCGATGACCGCGCCCTTCCTGCCGATTCCCGTACCCTCGGGCGCGTGAGCAGCGGCCCGATCCAGAACACCTCGCTGGTGCCCGGCGGGGTGATCGGCGACGGCCGCTACCGGCTGCTCGCCCAGTCGGGCACGGACCAGAGGTGCGACGCGCACCTGTGGCGCGCCCGCGACGGCCAGCTCAACCGGGACGTGGCGCTGACCATCCTGGTGGGCAACCCGGCCGACCACGCGGCGCTGGCGCGGGCCAAGCGGACGGTCGAGCGCGCGATGCACGCGGCGAGCTTCACCCACCCCGGCGTCTCCCGGGTGATCGACGTGCTCACGCCCGGCACCGGCATCCGGTTCGACGAGGGCATCCTCGGCATGGTCGTGGCCGAGTGGACCCAGGGCACCGACCTGATGGACCTGATCGCCGAGGGCCCGCTGCCCGCGGGCGCGGCGACCCGGCTGCTGGAGCCGCTGGGCGCGGCCATCGAGGGCGCGCACCACGCCGGCCTGGTGCTCGGGGCGGACCACCCGCAGCGGATCCGGGTGACCTCGGACGGCCGGCTGCGGCTGGCGTTCCCCGGCCCCCGCCCGGATGCGATCGCCCGCGACGACGTGAAGGGCCTGGGCGCGATCCTCTACCTGCTGCTCACCGGCCGGTGGGCGCTGCCCGGCGGGCCGGAGGGCGTGCCGGTGGCCCCGACCGGCCCGGACGGGGCGGTGGTCGCGCCGAGCGCGCTGCACCCGTACGTGCCGCACGAGCTGTCGTCGGTGGCGGTGCGCTCGCTGGAGGACACCAGCGTGGGCGGCATCCGCACGTCGGCGGCGATCCTCCAGGTGCTGGACCAGATCTCCGAGTCCGAGGCGCAGACCGCGCTGATCGAACCGGTGCCCGAGCCGGGTGACGACGGCGCGGTGTGGACCACCCAGCGACCGCCGCGCGGCAAGGACCACAAGCGCAAGCTGATGATCAGCGTGGCCGTGCTGGCGGTCGCCACCCTGGCGGTCGTGGTGTGGCTGGGCTTCCAGATCGTGAACTTCTTCAGCGACTCGCCGACCAAGGGCGGCGGCCCGACGGTGGTGATCGGCCAGTCCACGCCCGCGGGCTCCGGCCAGCCGGCCCCGCCCGCCGCGCCGACCCCGGCCGGGCCGGTGCAGCCGGCGGCGGTGGGCGTGTACGACGTGACCAACCAGCCGGACAACGCGAACCGGGCCAACCGCGCGGTGGACAACAACCCGACGACGGTCTGGCAGACCGAGAACTACTTCGAGCCGTTCCCGTCGCTCAAGCCGGGGATCGGGCTGATGGCGAGCTTCGCCGAGCAGGTCAAGCTCGCGTCGGTGACGGTGACCTCGCCCAGCGAGGGCACCCTGGTGGAGATCCGGGTGGCCGCGTCGGAGGGCGCGCCGCTGGAGGAGACCAAGGTCATCGCGACCGCGACGCTGTCCGCCGGGCAGACCCAGATCCAGCTCAACGAGCACGACGCGACCCAGCACGTGCTGGTGTGGATCACCAAGCTGGGCGGCAGCGGGCGCAACAACAAGTCCGACATCGCCGAGCTGGTCTACACCCGGGCCCAGTAGCCCGGCCCCGAGAGGACCCCCGGATGCCCCGAAGCGCACGAGCCTGTACCTGCCGCTGGCCGCGTTCCTGCTGGCCGGGTCCGTGCTGACGGTCGACGGCGAGGCACCCCGGTGGGTGAGGGTCGTCCTGCTGGCCCTGGCCGGCTGCGCACTCGTGGTGTGGGCGGTGGCCCGCCTGCGCGCCCGGCACCGGCCCACTCCCGCCACCGGTTCCGACACCGGATCCGACACCGGATCGGACACCGCACCCGGTGTGGTGTCCGGCCCGCGACCGGACACCGCACCCACCGCGTCCGGTACTGCGCTGAACGGGTGACCGGAGCAACACGGGCGAGGGCCGATACCCTCTGACCTGTGACCGCCGCAGCCAGCTCGGACGCAGACCTCATCGCGGCACATGCCGCAGGCGACCCGCACGCGTTCTCGGAGTTGGTGAAACGGCACCGAGATCGGATGTGGGCGGTCGCGCTGCGCACGCTGCGCGACCCCGAAGAGGCCGCGGACGCGTTGCAGGAGGCGTTCATCTCCGCCTTCCGGGCCGCCGCCAGCTTCCGGGCCGAGTCGCAGGTGACCACCTGGCTGCACCGAATAGTGGTCAACGCCTGCCTGGACCGGATGCGCCGGCGGCAGACCCGGCCGACCGTGCCGCTGCCCGAGGCCGGGCCCGGGGAGCCGGTCGCCCCCCGCGACGCGATGGCCGAGCGGGAGACCCGGCTGGTGGTCCAGGCGGCGCTCGCGGAGCTGCCGGAGGAGCAACGCGCCCCGATCGTGCTGGTCGACGTCGAGGGGTACTCGGTGGCCGAGACGGCCCAGCTCCTGGGGATCGCGGAGGGCACCGTGAAGTCGCGGTGCGCCCGCGGCCGGGCGAAGCTGGCCAAAGTTCTGGGGCACCTCCGGAACCAGAGTGCAGATGCGAACGTCCCAGTGACCGATGTGCAGGTGCAACAGGGACGTCAGTTGGAGGAACGATGACCGGCAATGTGCGGCGCTCCGGGCCGCCGTGGTCCGTCGACCTGCTGGCCGATCTGCACGCCGGGGTGCTCGACCCGGGTAGCGAAGCCGAACTGCGGTCGGCGGTGGCCCGGGACCCCGAGGCCCAAGCCGTGCTGGACGCGCTCGACGCCACGCTGGAGGACCTGCGCGGCCTGCCGCCGATCCCGATGCCGAGGCACGTGGCCGACCGGATCGACGCCGCCCTCGCCGACGAGGCCAGGCCCGTCGCGCCGGTGGTCGACCTGGCCGCCAAGCGCCGCAAGAAGCAGGTCGGCTGGGGTGCGGGCCTGCTCGCGGCCGCCGCCGTGGCGGTCGGTGTCGTGGTGGTCTCCACCCAGGCCAACAACGCCGCGCCGCCGCCCGGCGACCAGGTGGCGCTGCCCAAGACCCAGCCGAACACGCCCGTCACCAACCCCGGGAACAGCGCTCCGCTCGCGGTCAAGGGCAACGACTTCGGCCCGGTCTTCGGCGACGTGCTCAAGGCGCAGAACTACGGCCCGCTGGAGAACCAGGACAAGCTCGCGGGCTGCCTCAAGGGCGGCGACATCGTCGGCTCGAAGCCGCTCGGCGTCAGCCCGATCACCCTCGACGGCCGGTCCGCGGTGATGGCGATCCTGCCCGGCGGCAAGCCGGGAGCGTTCCAGATCGTGGTGCTCGACCCCGAGACGTGTGGTCCGGACAACCCCGAGGGCGTGCTCGCCAAGAGCAACATAACGCCGTAGTAGTGCACCTCACCACCTGGGCAAGGAATCACGGCACCCTACGATCCGTTGAAGGCAGTGCAGGCCATGCCTGTCACGACTAACGGAGGTCGAGGGTGTCGGAAGTTCGGAACCTGATCGTCGTGGGATCGGGACCCGCCGGGTACACCGCCGCGGTCTACGCGGCGCGCGCGCAGCTCGAACCACTGGTGTTCGAGGGCTCGCAGTACGGCGGCGCCCTGATGACCACGACCGAAGTCGAGAACTACCCCGGCTTCCGGGACGGCATCATGGGCCCCGACCTCATGGAGCAGATGCGCGAGCAGGCCAAGCGCTTCGGCGCGGAGCTGCGCGCCGAGGACGTGGAGTCGGTGGAGCTGGCGGGCGAGGTCAAGTACGTCACCGCCAACGGCACCCGCTACGCGGCCAAGACCGTGGTGCTGGCCATGGGCGCGGCGGCCCGCTACCTGCACGTCCCCGGCGAGCAGGAGCTGCTCGGCCGCGGCGTGTCGGCGTGCGCGACCTGCGACGGCTTCTTCTTCCGCGACCAGGACATCGCCGTGGTCGGCGGCGGCGACTCCGCGATGGAGGAGGCGACGTTCCTGACCCGGTTCGCCCGGTCGGTGACGATCATCCACCGCCGCGAGGAGTTCCGGTCGTCCCGGATCATGCTGGAGCGCGCGCGGAGCAACGAGAAGATCAAGTGGCTGCTCAACGCCGAGGTCGCCGAGGTGCTCGGCGAGGGCACCGTGTCCGGCGTGAAGGTCAAGGACACCCGGACGGGCGAGGTCACCGAGCACCCGTTCACCGGCTTCTTCGTCGCCATCGGCCACGACCCGCGCAGTGAGCTCGTGCGCGGCCAGGTCGACGTGGACGACGCCGGCTACGTCAAGGTCGAGGGCCAGACGACCTACACGAACCTCCCCGGCGTGTTCGCCGCCGGGGACCTGGTGGACCACACCTACCGGCAGGCGATCACCGCCGCCGGTTCGGGCTGCTCCGCCGCGATCGACGCCGAGCGCTGG is a window of Saccharothrix espanaensis DSM 44229 DNA encoding:
- the trxB gene encoding thioredoxin-disulfide reductase, whose product is MSEVRNLIVVGSGPAGYTAAVYAARAQLEPLVFEGSQYGGALMTTTEVENYPGFRDGIMGPDLMEQMREQAKRFGAELRAEDVESVELAGEVKYVTANGTRYAAKTVVLAMGAAARYLHVPGEQELLGRGVSACATCDGFFFRDQDIAVVGGGDSAMEEATFLTRFARSVTIIHRREEFRSSRIMLERARSNEKIKWLLNAEVAEVLGEGTVSGVKVKDTRTGEVTEHPFTGFFVAIGHDPRSELVRGQVDVDDAGYVKVEGQTTYTNLPGVFAAGDLVDHTYRQAITAAGSGCSAAIDAERWLAEHGTPEAALAAEHVGGGYSEPVPTS
- a CDS encoding protein kinase family protein produces the protein MSSGPIQNTSLVPGGVIGDGRYRLLAQSGTDQRCDAHLWRARDGQLNRDVALTILVGNPADHAALARAKRTVERAMHAASFTHPGVSRVIDVLTPGTGIRFDEGILGMVVAEWTQGTDLMDLIAEGPLPAGAATRLLEPLGAAIEGAHHAGLVLGADHPQRIRVTSDGRLRLAFPGPRPDAIARDDVKGLGAILYLLLTGRWALPGGPEGVPVAPTGPDGAVVAPSALHPYVPHELSSVAVRSLEDTSVGGIRTSAAILQVLDQISESEAQTALIEPVPEPGDDGAVWTTQRPPRGKDHKRKLMISVAVLAVATLAVVVWLGFQIVNFFSDSPTKGGGPTVVIGQSTPAGSGQPAPPAAPTPAGPVQPAAVGVYDVTNQPDNANRANRAVDNNPTTVWQTENYFEPFPSLKPGIGLMASFAEQVKLASVTVTSPSEGTLVEIRVAASEGAPLEETKVIATATLSAGQTQIQLNEHDATQHVLVWITKLGGSGRNNKSDIAELVYTRAQ
- a CDS encoding anti-sigma factor family protein; translation: MTGNVRRSGPPWSVDLLADLHAGVLDPGSEAELRSAVARDPEAQAVLDALDATLEDLRGLPPIPMPRHVADRIDAALADEARPVAPVVDLAAKRRKKQVGWGAGLLAAAAVAVGVVVVSTQANNAAPPPGDQVALPKTQPNTPVTNPGNSAPLAVKGNDFGPVFGDVLKAQNYGPLENQDKLAGCLKGGDIVGSKPLGVSPITLDGRSAVMAILPGGKPGAFQIVVLDPETCGPDNPEGVLAKSNITP
- the sigM gene encoding RNA polymerase sigma factor SigM, producing the protein MTAAASSDADLIAAHAAGDPHAFSELVKRHRDRMWAVALRTLRDPEEAADALQEAFISAFRAAASFRAESQVTTWLHRIVVNACLDRMRRRQTRPTVPLPEAGPGEPVAPRDAMAERETRLVVQAALAELPEEQRAPIVLVDVEGYSVAETAQLLGIAEGTVKSRCARGRAKLAKVLGHLRNQSADANVPVTDVQVQQGRQLEER